A region from the Bradyrhizobium erythrophlei genome encodes:
- a CDS encoding TetR/AcrR family transcriptional regulator, which translates to MAKTAKAASTAGRRPPRRRAEQQRSLETRASILNAAIAEFAERGFEGASIRAIADRLGLQHPLITYHYRSKDILWRAAAEHAFAQIRAGWDSSAPENSDLSPLARLREEYATLFRYTVAFPEFHRFMRQETLTSNPRLKWVAEAVLAPLLGRLIPQIVAAQKQGLLPKVDPILFHYMMVSLTATLSGFGPEMQITSGLSAEDAKVTEAYWRLVDETVFGLRACGKPSAGKEVRADQ; encoded by the coding sequence ATGGCGAAGACGGCGAAGGCGGCATCGACCGCGGGGCGGCGGCCTCCACGCAGGAGGGCAGAGCAGCAACGCTCGCTCGAGACGCGTGCCTCGATCCTGAACGCGGCGATAGCTGAATTCGCTGAGCGCGGATTCGAAGGGGCGAGCATTCGTGCGATTGCGGATCGGCTCGGTCTGCAGCATCCACTGATCACATACCACTATCGAAGCAAGGACATTCTCTGGCGCGCGGCGGCCGAGCATGCATTCGCGCAGATCAGGGCGGGTTGGGATAGCTCGGCGCCGGAAAATTCCGATCTGTCTCCGCTTGCCCGATTGCGGGAGGAATATGCCACGCTCTTCCGTTATACCGTCGCATTTCCCGAATTTCATCGGTTCATGCGGCAGGAAACGTTGACCAGCAACCCGCGGCTGAAGTGGGTCGCGGAAGCGGTATTGGCGCCGCTGCTCGGACGATTGATCCCTCAGATCGTCGCGGCTCAGAAGCAAGGATTGCTTCCCAAAGTCGATCCAATCCTCTTCCACTACATGATGGTCAGCCTTACCGCCACGCTCTCGGGGTTCGGACCCGAAATGCAAATTACGAGTGGACTATCGGCCGAAGATGCCAAGGTAACAGAAGCGTACTGGCGTCTGGTGGACGAAACGGTTTTTGGACTACGGGCGTGCGGGAAGCCTTCTGCTGGCAAGGAAGTGCGAGCGGACCAGTAA
- a CDS encoding FAD-dependent monooxygenase produces the protein MAASRTVFIAGAGIGGLTASLALAAKGFRVVILEKAERLEEVGAGLQLSPNASRILVDLDVRDALAGRAVTPEAISLMSARSGGEVIRLPLGEAATAAAGAPYWVVHRVDLQAALQAKVREHHDIELRLGCQFEDLATHAKGLTVVSRAAMSRQQDLALALIGADGIWSSVRQHLFPHLQPQFSGLIAWRGTLEATQLPREYASRRVQLWMGPNAHLVAYPIAGARQINMVAVVPGTWNRPGWSAPADGNELKNIFGSPTWPGPARMMIGAVDGWKKFALFTLPEGNEWTKGAIALLGDAAHAMLPFAAQGAGMAIEDAAVLAKCLSEAAGDNGAGIPAALQRYAQARRARVARVQRTARRNGMIYHLAGPMALARDLAIKAMGAKQILARQDWIYQWRV, from the coding sequence GTGGCGGCGTCACGCACGGTCTTCATCGCTGGTGCCGGGATCGGGGGATTGACGGCCTCGCTGGCGCTCGCGGCAAAAGGTTTTCGCGTCGTCATCCTGGAGAAGGCCGAACGGCTCGAGGAAGTCGGCGCCGGGCTGCAGCTCTCGCCCAATGCCAGCCGCATCCTGGTCGATCTCGACGTGCGGGACGCCCTCGCCGGGCGCGCCGTCACCCCTGAAGCCATCAGCCTGATGAGCGCGCGCAGCGGCGGCGAAGTGATTCGGCTGCCGCTCGGCGAAGCCGCCACGGCTGCCGCCGGCGCGCCCTATTGGGTGGTGCATCGCGTCGATCTGCAGGCGGCGCTGCAGGCCAAAGTCAGGGAACATCACGATATCGAATTGCGGCTCGGCTGCCAGTTCGAGGACCTCGCCACCCACGCCAAGGGACTGACGGTGGTCAGCCGCGCCGCCATGAGCCGCCAGCAGGATCTGGCGCTGGCGCTGATCGGCGCCGACGGCATCTGGTCGAGCGTGCGCCAGCATCTGTTTCCGCACCTGCAGCCGCAATTCTCCGGGCTGATTGCCTGGCGCGGAACGCTGGAGGCCACCCAACTGCCGCGCGAATATGCCTCGCGAAGGGTGCAGCTCTGGATGGGGCCGAACGCGCATCTGGTCGCCTATCCGATCGCGGGCGCGCGCCAGATCAACATGGTGGCGGTGGTGCCGGGCACCTGGAACCGGCCGGGCTGGAGTGCGCCCGCCGACGGCAATGAACTGAAGAACATCTTCGGCTCGCCAACCTGGCCGGGCCCGGCGCGGATGATGATCGGCGCCGTCGACGGCTGGAAGAAATTCGCGCTGTTCACGCTGCCCGAGGGCAACGAATGGACCAAAGGAGCGATTGCGCTGCTTGGCGACGCCGCCCACGCCATGCTGCCGTTTGCCGCCCAAGGTGCGGGCATGGCGATCGAGGATGCCGCGGTGCTCGCCAAATGCCTCAGCGAAGCCGCGGGCGACAACGGCGCCGGCATCCCGGCCGCGCTGCAGCGTTATGCGCAAGCGCGCCGCGCGCGCGTGGCGCGGGTCCAGCGCACCGCAAGGCGCAACGGCATGATCTATCACCTCGCGGGACCAATGGCGCTGGCGCGCGATCTCGCGATCAAGGCGATGGGCGCAAAACAGATACTGGCGCGACAGGACTGGATCTATCAGTGGCGGGTGTGA
- a CDS encoding twin-arginine translocation pathway signal encodes MIVCIFQGRALSRAAAAAALLAAGAGLAGCASMGDGMSTAFADPAKYQLYDCKQLETERKSLDTRAAELEGLIEKAQGGVAGPVVAELAYRNEAISVQGQRKFAEEAWRQNKCRPSPPATAAATPAATAASIASATGAKPAKGAPPVPR; translated from the coding sequence ATGATCGTTTGCATTTTCCAGGGCAGGGCACTGTCGCGCGCCGCCGCCGCGGCGGCGCTGCTCGCGGCTGGCGCCGGGCTCGCCGGCTGCGCCAGCATGGGCGACGGCATGTCGACCGCGTTCGCCGATCCCGCCAAATACCAGCTCTACGACTGCAAGCAGCTGGAGACCGAGCGCAAGAGCCTCGACACGCGCGCTGCGGAATTGGAGGGGCTAATCGAGAAGGCCCAGGGCGGCGTCGCAGGTCCCGTGGTGGCTGAGCTCGCCTATCGCAACGAAGCCATCTCGGTCCAGGGCCAACGGAAATTCGCCGAGGAGGCGTGGCGGCAGAACAAGTGCCGTCCATCGCCGCCAGCCACGGCGGCCGCCACACCGGCGGCGACCGCGGCTTCCATCGCCAGCGCGACGGGTGCGAAGCCTGCCAAGGGCGCGCCGCCGGTGCCGCGTTAG
- a CDS encoding CocE/NonD family hydrolase: protein MLRSRLQNVGGQRRRTGGDEAMIEERDISVAMRDGTRLAVDVYRPDKPGKYPVLYAAALHNKDIQGPDIADILPPQPAHAPLWFGPIEAGDTRRFIANGYVHVIAQPRGSAKSEGHYGHEDTDHYDLIEWITQQSWSNGKVGMVGISGYAGEQWRAAAQGHPALKAIFPYDACSAYGGMFGFRDFNPGGVLHTFPYLLDVFSTVHESRDRPGELPAAEEELWRLAMRNPDYKQYINLFNILTQKGQRTFIMYLMMTHPWEFDGAVERTEEIFKKIKIPFYTGSGAYAYTYKLHWLGAQHYFQNVDAPKKLLFTGPAHLERPFHQHHDEIIRWYDHWLKGRNTGIMDEPPVRYWLMGANEWRTGADWPLPETLWTKYYLSHWETLSTEAPRPATELGAAAREPDVFTQMPVTRTTKVERLRYMTDPLPHDVTVAGPITLTLYAAIDQDDTNWIIVLKDVGPDVSVRTAREGERDVPSSLPERELTRGWLKASYRALDEKRSKPWEPFHKLTRDSIAPVKPGEVAEYRIQILATANQFKAGHRICLDITCMDVPTGTGAMTNVEYIPYHVCSSKTVTHKIYRDAERPSHLLLPIIPEPTAQRPA, encoded by the coding sequence ATGCTGCGCTCGCGACTGCAAAACGTCGGCGGTCAGCGCCGCAGAACGGGCGGAGACGAAGCGATGATCGAGGAGCGGGACATCAGTGTCGCGATGCGAGATGGTACGCGGCTCGCGGTAGACGTCTATCGACCCGATAAGCCTGGCAAATACCCCGTGCTCTATGCCGCGGCCTTGCATAACAAGGACATTCAGGGCCCTGACATCGCCGACATATTGCCGCCGCAACCGGCTCACGCGCCTCTCTGGTTTGGTCCGATAGAGGCGGGCGACACGCGGCGCTTCATCGCCAATGGCTATGTTCATGTGATCGCGCAGCCAAGGGGCTCTGCCAAGTCGGAAGGGCACTACGGCCACGAGGATACGGATCACTACGACCTGATCGAATGGATCACGCAACAATCGTGGTCAAACGGCAAGGTCGGGATGGTCGGCATCTCCGGTTATGCCGGCGAACAATGGCGCGCTGCCGCGCAGGGACATCCCGCGCTGAAAGCCATCTTTCCTTATGACGCGTGCAGTGCGTATGGCGGCATGTTCGGGTTCCGCGACTTCAATCCCGGCGGGGTTCTGCACACCTTTCCGTATCTGCTCGATGTCTTCAGCACGGTTCACGAGTCTCGCGACAGGCCCGGCGAGCTTCCGGCTGCAGAGGAAGAGCTCTGGCGCCTCGCCATGCGCAACCCGGATTACAAGCAGTACATCAACCTCTTCAACATTCTCACTCAAAAGGGGCAGCGCACGTTCATCATGTATCTCATGATGACGCACCCCTGGGAGTTCGACGGCGCGGTCGAGCGCACGGAAGAGATCTTCAAGAAAATCAAAATACCATTCTATACCGGCTCAGGAGCCTACGCTTACACTTACAAGCTCCATTGGTTGGGCGCTCAGCACTATTTTCAGAATGTTGATGCGCCAAAGAAGTTGCTGTTTACCGGGCCGGCTCACCTGGAGCGGCCGTTCCATCAACATCATGACGAGATCATCCGGTGGTATGACCATTGGCTGAAGGGGCGGAACACCGGCATCATGGACGAACCGCCGGTGCGCTACTGGCTCATGGGCGCTAACGAGTGGCGCACCGGCGCGGATTGGCCGCTGCCGGAGACGTTGTGGACAAAATATTATCTCTCCCATTGGGAGACACTGTCGACCGAGGCGCCGCGACCTGCCACGGAGCTTGGCGCTGCGGCGCGCGAGCCTGACGTCTTCACGCAGATGCCGGTGACGAGGACGACGAAAGTCGAGCGCCTGCGCTACATGACCGATCCCTTGCCGCATGATGTCACCGTCGCCGGCCCAATCACGCTGACGCTCTACGCGGCCATCGATCAGGACGACACCAATTGGATCATCGTGCTCAAGGACGTGGGGCCAGACGTTTCGGTTCGTACCGCGCGTGAGGGTGAGCGCGATGTCCCGTCGTCGTTGCCCGAGCGCGAACTGACGCGAGGCTGGCTGAAGGCATCCTATCGGGCACTCGACGAGAAGCGCTCGAAGCCCTGGGAGCCGTTCCACAAGCTCACGCGCGATTCAATCGCTCCCGTGAAACCGGGAGAAGTGGCCGAGTACCGCATACAGATCCTCGCCACCGCGAACCAATTCAAGGCGGGTCACCGGATCTGCCTCGATATCACATGCATGGATGTTCCGACCGGCACCGGAGCGATGACCAATGTCGAGTACATTCCGTACCACGTCTGCAGCAGTAAGACCGTAACCCACAAGATCTATCGAGATGCCGAGCGGCCATCGCATCTGCTGCTGCCGATCATACCTGAACCCACCGCTCAACGTCCGGCCTGA
- a CDS encoding DoxX family protein translates to MEGTRFLPLLGRVLIGLPFLMSGLGKVASYGATTAYIGSVGLPLAPLGWAIAVAFEVGGGLLLVLGFRARGVATGLAAFTLATAIFFHNNFADQNQMIHFLKNIMIIGGLLQIAHFGAGRYSLDAHRARDPKKVASATA, encoded by the coding sequence ATGGAAGGCACAAGATTTCTGCCGCTGCTTGGTCGCGTACTTATCGGTCTGCCGTTTCTCATGAGCGGTCTCGGCAAAGTCGCGAGCTATGGGGCGACGACAGCCTATATCGGCAGTGTGGGCTTGCCGTTGGCTCCACTCGGCTGGGCGATTGCCGTCGCCTTCGAGGTCGGCGGTGGGTTGTTGCTGGTTCTTGGTTTTCGTGCGCGGGGAGTGGCAACCGGTCTTGCGGCGTTCACTCTGGCGACCGCGATCTTCTTTCACAACAACTTCGCAGACCAAAACCAGATGATCCATTTTCTCAAGAACATCATGATCATCGGCGGGCTTTTGCAAATCGCGCATTTTGGAGCCGGACGCTACAGTCTGGACGCGCACAGAGCGCGCGATCCCAAAAAAGTAGCAAGTGCGACCGCTTAA
- a CDS encoding enoyl-CoA hydratase/isomerase family protein, which yields MTTIRFERDGAIGNIVLADPPFNRVDLRFAETLRAAVHQAGESDIRVLVVRSEGPHFSFGGEVREWPGKDVNWFRTFVADVNVSYRAIEMLKIPTVAVVQGIAFGGGFELALACDFLVAAENATLRCVEVTTAMLPIAGALQRIAERAGRARASRFAMLGEPISGREAGALGIATHVVPENELAAAAATLTQQLASGPTRSYAATRTLLKAWSSGGVAAADLVMLDVAMELYNGPDAQRGFANTAEAFNKDIEPPTLVFEGQ from the coding sequence ATGACGACGATTCGATTTGAACGAGACGGCGCCATCGGAAACATTGTGCTGGCCGATCCCCCCTTCAACCGCGTCGACCTGCGCTTCGCGGAAACCTTGCGAGCCGCCGTGCACCAGGCCGGCGAAAGCGACATACGCGTGCTCGTGGTTCGCTCCGAGGGGCCGCACTTCAGCTTTGGCGGCGAGGTACGTGAATGGCCGGGAAAGGACGTCAACTGGTTCCGAACATTTGTCGCGGACGTGAACGTTTCTTATCGCGCCATCGAGATGCTGAAGATACCGACGGTGGCTGTGGTGCAGGGGATCGCCTTCGGTGGCGGTTTCGAGCTGGCGTTGGCGTGTGATTTTCTTGTCGCGGCCGAAAATGCGACCCTTCGCTGCGTCGAAGTTACGACCGCGATGCTGCCGATCGCCGGAGCCTTGCAGCGGATCGCCGAGCGCGCCGGTCGGGCTCGCGCATCGCGATTCGCCATGCTTGGTGAGCCGATTTCCGGACGCGAGGCCGGTGCGCTCGGAATTGCGACGCACGTGGTGCCTGAGAACGAACTCGCAGCGGCAGCCGCCACATTGACGCAGCAGTTGGCGAGCGGACCGACTAGGTCGTATGCCGCGACGCGCACGTTGCTCAAGGCCTGGTCGAGCGGAGGGGTAGCGGCTGCCGATCTCGTGATGCTCGATGTGGCGATGGAGCTATACAACGGCCCGGATGCGCAGCGCGGCTTTGCCAACACGGCAGAAGCCTTCAACAAGGATATCGAGCCGCCGACGTTGGTGTTTGAAGGACAATGA
- a CDS encoding zinc-finger domain-containing protein, producing the protein MSDHVVPHFHNDAGVSVIEIGSQEFMCVGANPPFDHPHVFLDLGNDNEIICPYCSTLYRYAVDLKAGEARPPECVVKDKAA; encoded by the coding sequence ATGTCCGACCATGTGGTTCCGCACTTTCACAACGACGCCGGCGTCTCCGTGATCGAGATCGGCTCGCAGGAGTTCATGTGCGTCGGCGCCAATCCGCCTTTCGATCACCCGCATGTTTTTCTCGATCTCGGCAACGACAACGAGATCATCTGCCCCTATTGCTCGACGCTGTACCGTTATGCCGTCGACCTCAAGGCCGGCGAAGCACGGCCGCCCGAATGCGTCGTGAAGGATAAAGCCGCCTGA
- a CDS encoding alpha/beta fold hydrolase — translation MPSFQNGDVEIAYLDEGEGEPIVLVHGFASTKNVNWVYPTWVSELKKNGRRVIALDNRGHGDSGKLYDAEAYSIPTMAGDVSALMDHLDIARADVMGYSLGARMTACLALREPQRLRSAIFGGIGMALIEGGGPGENVAAALEADSLDDVTDPVGRTFRAFADQTRSDRRALAACLRGTRRLMTKEEAARIAVPVLIAVGTSDEIAGSAHALGEIIPDAQVLDIPNRDHMRAVGDKVYKTGVLEFLSERA, via the coding sequence ATGCCGAGTTTTCAAAACGGCGATGTTGAAATTGCCTATCTCGACGAAGGCGAGGGCGAGCCGATCGTGCTGGTGCACGGGTTTGCCTCAACCAAGAACGTCAACTGGGTTTATCCGACCTGGGTTTCCGAACTGAAGAAGAACGGCCGCCGCGTCATCGCGCTCGACAATCGCGGCCACGGCGATTCCGGCAAGCTCTACGATGCGGAAGCCTATTCGATTCCGACCATGGCCGGTGACGTCAGTGCGCTTATGGATCATCTCGACATCGCGCGCGCGGACGTCATGGGATATTCGCTCGGTGCGCGGATGACGGCCTGCCTGGCGCTGCGTGAGCCGCAGCGGCTGCGCTCGGCGATTTTCGGCGGCATCGGCATGGCCCTGATCGAGGGCGGCGGTCCCGGCGAAAACGTCGCGGCGGCGCTGGAGGCGGATTCGCTCGATGATGTCACCGATCCGGTGGGACGGACGTTTCGCGCGTTCGCGGACCAGACCCGTTCCGACCGCCGCGCGCTCGCCGCTTGCCTGCGCGGCACGCGACGGCTGATGACCAAAGAAGAAGCCGCTCGCATTGCCGTGCCGGTTCTGATCGCGGTCGGCACCTCGGACGAGATCGCGGGTTCCGCGCACGCGCTGGGCGAGATCATTCCGGACGCGCAAGTGCTCGACATTCCCAACCGCGACCACATGCGTGCGGTCGGCGACAAGGTCTACAAGACGGGGGTGCTGGAATTTTTGTCAGAGCGCGCGTAG